A region from the Cannabis sativa cultivar Pink pepper isolate KNU-18-1 chromosome 9, ASM2916894v1, whole genome shotgun sequence genome encodes:
- the LOC133030777 gene encoding uncharacterized protein LOC133030777 codes for MSPPEGVTQEVWSDCIAYWSTDKQKARAAKNKESRGKMKFLGGWGSKPIVSHVVEGANPDTGELPTAVETFQKFHHKGNDWRNEFAQQAYEQMVEIAATQPAPTADEPEEPAVDPTQYPRDLPVMTQVLGERSRHLRGFGHLPRLKEVGAKRAPATHPSAQPTVTMEQYEALQKKVEEAEQTTQHTRQQYETQQLYLRQFQDQFEYLSRAVPGFNLPPMDLPPLPTPGAGSSAAAGAGSSSQPPETQRNNDDDITRL; via the exons ATGTCACCTCCTGAGGGAGTAACTCAAGAGGTGTGGAGTGACTGCATCGCTTATTGGAGCACAGACAAACAAaag gcgagagcagcgaaaaataaagaaagtcggggtaagatgaaatttttaggaggctggggctccaagcccattgtttcacatgttgtcgaaggg gctaaccccgacacaggagaactgccaactgcggtggaaacttttcaaaagtttcaccataaaggcaacgattggcgcaacgagttcgcgcaacaagcttac gagcaaatggttgaaataGCGGCAACTCAACCAGCGCCCACTGCAGATGAGCCCGAAGAGCCTGCTGTCGATCCTACACAGTACCCCCGAGACTTACCTGTTATGACGCAAGTACTCGGGGAACGATCTCGGCATCTTAGAGGCTTTGGCCATCTCCCCAGACTGAAGGAAGTTGGGGCCAAAAGAGCACCTGCCACGCATCCTTCAGCCCAACCGACTGTTACAATGGAACAGTACGAGGCTTTACAGAAAAAAGTGGAGGAAGCGGAGCAGACAACTCAACATACGAGGCAGCAGTATGAGACACAACAACTCTACCTCAGACAATTCCAAGATCAGTTTGAGTATCTTTCTCGAGCTGTGCCGGGTTTCAACTTGCCTCCCATGGATCTTCCACCATTGCCCACTCCTGGTGCTGGATCATCGGCTGCTGCTGGTGCTGGATCGTCATCGCAGCCTCCCGAGACTCAGAGAAACAACGATGACGACATTACCCGCCTATAG